A window from Candidatus Latescibacterota bacterium encodes these proteins:
- a CDS encoding epimerase, whose translation MHLLVIGGGQFLGKHFVEAALAAGHRVTTFNRGRTNPELFAGRAGLTAIHGDRDGGLDALGGGPWDAVVDTCGYLPRVVGASADALAARCGRYLFVSTISVYADPPPAGVDEDSPLAQLADPTTETVDGATYGGLKVLCEQAVTRALGSRGLIVRPGLIVGPDDPTDRFSYWPLRAARGGDILAPVGADAPTQLVDVRDLGAWMLALLEGEAEGVYNATGPAEPIGMGRLIDACLASASTEGTPVWITEEFVAEKELTPFGDLPCWVPAAGAGLLRTRIDRALARGLRFRPLEETARDTLAWRQPLVAQRPLRAGLSPEREAELLAAWRAR comes from the coding sequence ATGCACCTGCTCGTGATCGGCGGCGGCCAGTTCCTCGGCAAGCACTTCGTGGAGGCCGCGCTGGCGGCCGGCCACCGCGTCACCACCTTCAACCGCGGCCGCACGAACCCCGAGCTGTTCGCGGGGCGCGCGGGCTTGACAGCGATCCACGGCGACCGCGACGGCGGCCTCGACGCCCTCGGCGGCGGGCCCTGGGACGCCGTCGTCGACACCTGCGGCTATCTGCCGCGGGTGGTGGGGGCCAGCGCCGACGCGCTCGCCGCGCGCTGCGGGCGCTACCTCTTCGTGTCGACGATCTCCGTCTACGCCGATCCGCCGCCGGCAGGCGTGGACGAGGACAGCCCCCTGGCACAGCTCGCCGATCCCACGACCGAGACGGTCGACGGCGCCACCTACGGCGGCCTCAAGGTGCTCTGCGAGCAGGCGGTGACGCGGGCGCTGGGCTCCCGTGGGCTGATCGTGCGGCCCGGGCTGATCGTGGGGCCGGACGACCCCACGGATCGCTTCAGCTACTGGCCGCTGCGCGCGGCCCGCGGCGGCGACATCCTGGCGCCGGTCGGCGCGGATGCGCCGACCCAGCTGGTGGACGTCCGCGACCTCGGCGCCTGGATGCTCGCCCTGCTGGAGGGGGAGGCCGAGGGCGTCTACAATGCCACGGGGCCGGCCGAGCCCATCGGCATGGGGCGGCTGATCGACGCCTGCCTCGCCTCCGCTAGCACCGAGGGTACACCTGTGTGGATAACTGAGGAATTCGTTGCGGAGAAGGAGCTTACGCCGTTCGGCGACCTGCCTTGCTGGGTGCCGGCCGCCGGGGCGGGGCTCCTGCGCACCCGGATCGACCGCGCGCTGGCCCGGGGGCTGCGCTTTCGTCCGCTGGAGGAGACGGCCCGGGACACCCTGGCCTGGCGTCAACCCCTTGTGGCGCAACGCCCTCTGCGCGCCGGGCTCTCGCCGGAGCGGGAGGCCGAGCTCCTTGCGGCCTGGCGCGCCCGTTGA
- the rfbC gene encoding dTDP-4-dehydrorhamnose 3,5-epimerase, with protein MRIPDLVLVEPRVFLEERGFFMETWQARAFAEAGLDLRFVQDNHSRSRQGVLRGLHYQVRQTQGKLVRVVHGEVYDVAVDLRRGSPTLGQWVGVTLSAENKRQLWVPPGFAHGFYVTSEDAEFVYKCTDFYAPEHERSLRWDDPALAIDWPLVDGKAPLLSAKDAAGVAFAEAELLD; from the coding sequence ATGCGCATCCCGGACCTCGTCCTCGTCGAGCCCAGGGTCTTCCTCGAGGAGCGCGGCTTCTTCATGGAGACCTGGCAGGCGCGCGCCTTCGCCGAGGCCGGCCTCGACCTCCGCTTCGTGCAGGACAACCACAGCCGCAGCCGCCAGGGGGTGCTGCGGGGCCTGCACTACCAGGTGCGCCAGACCCAGGGCAAGCTGGTCCGGGTTGTGCATGGTGAGGTCTACGACGTGGCCGTGGACCTGCGCCGGGGCTCCCCGACGCTGGGGCAGTGGGTGGGCGTCACCCTCTCGGCCGAGAACAAGCGCCAGCTCTGGGTGCCGCCGGGCTTCGCCCACGGCTTCTACGTGACCAGCGAGGACGCGGAGTTCGTCTACAAGTGCACGGACTTCTACGCCCCCGAGCACGAGCGGAGCCTGCGCTGGGACGACCCGGCGCTGGCCATCGACTGGCCACTGGTGGACGGCAAGGCGCCACTGCTGTCGGCCAAGGACGCGGCCGGCGTGGCCTTTGCGGAGGCCGAGCTGCTGGACTAG
- a CDS encoding SLBB domain-containing protein → MRRFGPLALAAALACLWPGGAVAADTTTPTPEQIELFKQLPPDQQQRLMEQYGLDATQLETGAPPTRDVSSPELVQPRTPVFGDSTAMQMPDSALVAQGPAASAMPGEKLHFAAEDVEVRQAFSNFLEEGAPLAVNTELQPFGYDLFAGSPTTFAPATDVPVGPDYVIGPGDEIHVQLYGKTSLSVDLTVDRDGLIAFPELGPIAVAGQSFAELRESLLREVDKRMIGVEASITLGRLRSIRIFALGEVFRPGSYTVSGLSTLTNALFAAGGVKEIGSLRRIQLKREGQLVSTLDLYDLLMKGDTSGDARLLPGDVIFVPPVGPRVGVAGEVKRPARYELVGKVTATEILDLAGGLTARAYTPLLQLDRYQGDRRVSEDFPLAEAGKWSLRDGDLLKVFPVTGQEEGVVWLDGNVRRPGKRQFARGMRLLDLVGNIDDLLPETHFAYGLIERESPVNRETEYLAFDLGAALLDGDATANIALQDRDKVFVFHRAYFREQPKVKVRGRVQEQGEYAFRKDMHVMDLILAAGGLLRDSWLQEAELFRTDPLTLDVTKIPLDLRRVMDADPRQNIALQDLDDLMVHSIWEFKDPQRVEILGEINYPGVYPRFEGMRVSDLIFAGGSLREEAFRERAELTRYAIIDGERRELQHVSLDLRSILAGEPEADVFLKPYDRVLIRRISNWRTDEVVKVEGEVTFPGSYPIEEGERLSGLIERFGGFLERAYLPAVVFTREDVRLLQQEQFDRMADQLEADLARMAIQVTPRENTQESTKRQVALESGQRLATALRTAQATGRLVIHLSDLEKQSGSDWDLVLKDGDRLIVPKKPNYVMVIGEVHNPTAFQFHDDMKAKDLVKQAGGETRFADTKRAYVVRADGSVTRGLGTRMNPGDVVVVPETLERFSGMQFMLDVSQVLYQLGLAAASAKTVGAF, encoded by the coding sequence ATGAGACGATTCGGGCCGCTCGCGCTCGCCGCTGCCCTGGCCTGTCTGTGGCCGGGCGGCGCGGTCGCCGCCGACACCACCACGCCCACGCCCGAGCAGATCGAGCTCTTCAAGCAGCTGCCGCCCGACCAGCAGCAGCGGCTGATGGAGCAGTACGGCCTGGACGCCACCCAGCTCGAGACCGGTGCCCCGCCCACGCGGGACGTCAGCAGTCCCGAGCTGGTGCAGCCGCGCACGCCGGTCTTCGGCGACAGTACCGCCATGCAGATGCCCGACTCCGCGCTGGTCGCGCAGGGTCCCGCCGCGAGCGCCATGCCGGGGGAGAAGCTGCACTTCGCCGCCGAGGACGTGGAGGTCCGGCAGGCCTTCAGCAACTTCCTCGAGGAGGGCGCCCCGCTCGCGGTCAACACCGAGCTGCAGCCCTTCGGCTACGACCTCTTCGCGGGCTCGCCCACGACCTTCGCCCCCGCCACCGACGTGCCCGTGGGGCCGGACTACGTCATCGGACCGGGCGACGAGATCCACGTGCAGCTCTACGGCAAGACCAGCCTCAGCGTGGATCTCACGGTGGACCGCGACGGCCTCATCGCCTTCCCCGAACTCGGCCCCATCGCGGTGGCGGGGCAGAGCTTCGCCGAGCTGCGCGAGTCGCTGCTGCGCGAGGTGGACAAGCGCATGATCGGCGTCGAGGCGAGCATCACGCTGGGGCGTCTGCGCTCCATCCGCATCTTCGCGCTGGGCGAGGTCTTCCGCCCCGGCAGCTACACGGTGAGCGGGCTGTCCACGCTGACCAACGCGCTCTTCGCGGCCGGCGGCGTGAAGGAGATCGGCAGCCTGCGGCGCATCCAGCTCAAGCGCGAAGGACAGCTCGTCTCCACGCTGGATCTCTACGACCTGCTGATGAAGGGCGACACGTCGGGCGACGCGCGCCTGCTGCCCGGCGACGTGATCTTCGTTCCCCCGGTGGGCCCGCGGGTCGGCGTGGCCGGCGAGGTGAAGCGCCCGGCCCGCTACGAGCTGGTGGGCAAGGTCACCGCCACCGAGATCCTCGATCTGGCCGGCGGCCTCACGGCCCGCGCCTACACGCCGCTGCTCCAGCTCGACCGCTACCAGGGCGACCGCCGCGTCAGCGAGGACTTCCCGCTCGCCGAGGCCGGCAAGTGGAGTCTCCGCGACGGCGACCTGCTCAAGGTGTTCCCGGTGACGGGGCAGGAGGAGGGCGTCGTCTGGCTGGACGGCAACGTGCGCCGGCCGGGCAAGCGCCAGTTCGCCCGCGGCATGCGCCTCCTGGATCTCGTGGGCAACATCGACGACCTGCTGCCCGAGACCCACTTCGCCTACGGCCTGATCGAGCGCGAGAGCCCGGTGAACCGCGAGACGGAGTACCTGGCCTTCGACCTGGGCGCCGCGCTGCTCGACGGCGACGCCACCGCGAACATCGCGCTGCAGGACCGCGACAAGGTCTTCGTCTTCCACCGCGCCTACTTCCGCGAGCAGCCCAAGGTGAAGGTGCGCGGGCGCGTGCAGGAGCAGGGCGAGTACGCCTTCCGCAAGGACATGCACGTGATGGACCTGATCCTCGCGGCCGGCGGCCTGCTGCGCGACTCGTGGCTGCAGGAGGCCGAGCTCTTCCGCACGGATCCGCTCACGCTGGACGTCACCAAGATCCCCCTCGATCTGCGGCGCGTGATGGACGCGGATCCGCGGCAGAACATCGCGCTGCAGGACCTGGACGACCTGATGGTCCACTCGATCTGGGAGTTCAAGGATCCCCAGCGGGTGGAGATCCTGGGCGAGATCAACTACCCCGGCGTCTATCCGCGCTTCGAGGGGATGCGTGTGAGCGACCTGATCTTCGCGGGCGGCAGCCTGCGCGAGGAGGCCTTCCGCGAGCGCGCCGAGCTCACCCGCTACGCGATCATCGACGGCGAGCGCCGCGAGCTGCAGCACGTGAGCCTGGACCTGCGCAGCATCCTCGCCGGCGAGCCCGAGGCGGACGTCTTCCTGAAGCCCTACGACCGCGTGCTCATCCGCCGCATCAGCAACTGGCGCACGGACGAGGTGGTCAAGGTGGAGGGCGAGGTCACCTTCCCCGGCAGCTATCCCATCGAAGAGGGCGAACGCCTTTCGGGTCTGATCGAGCGCTTCGGCGGCTTCCTGGAGCGCGCCTACCTGCCGGCGGTGGTCTTCACCCGCGAGGACGTGCGCCTGCTCCAGCAGGAGCAGTTCGACCGCATGGCCGATCAGCTCGAGGCAGATTTGGCGCGCATGGCCATCCAGGTGACGCCGCGTGAGAATACGCAGGAGAGCACCAAGCGGCAGGTCGCGCTCGAGAGCGGCCAGCGCCTGGCGACGGCCCTGCGCACGGCGCAGGCGACGGGGCGTCTCGTCATCCACCTCTCGGATCTCGAGAAGCAGTCGGGCTCGGACTGGGATCTGGTGCTGAAGGACGGCGACCGGCTCATCGTGCCCAAGAAGCCGAACTACGTCATGGTGATCGGCGAGGTGCACAACCCCACCGCCTTCCAGTTCCACGACGACATGAAGGCGAAGGACCTCGTCAAGCAGGCCGGCGGCGAGACGCGCTTCGCCGACACCAAGCGCGCCTACGTCGTGCGCGCCGACGGCTCCGTGACCCGCGGCCTCGGCACGCGCATGAATCCCGGCGACGTGGTGGTGGTGCCCGAGACCCTCGAGCGCTTCAGCGGCATGCAGTTCATGCTGGACGTCAGCCAGGTGCTCTACCAGCTCGGCCTCGCCGCAGCGAGCGCCAAGACCGTGGGGGCGTTCTAG
- a CDS encoding glycosyltransferase, with translation MKLLYLTVPLHLSRPSSAQYLHVTKIVESWRKRHSVELWHPRGTMAKLFPLTAMLRVLKARAHGADLCYVRSTPRCFLAVAAAVAVGLPVVLEINSTIAVERMTWGGGRSIRNLVLSWLEGVVARWAWRVVTISGVMARHIAAMGVARSCITVEHNGADLCADQAKYKPPQDDERLRVGYLGASHPWHRVESLVDLVLVATKSGLDVEVHLAGEGHERFRDRLPAELQDRWQPQGVLGRDEVRGFLAGNHVNVMPHTNEYGSPIKLFEYLEVGVPVAMPDLPVIREVVDDSTALLFKNGDMAELSAKITSLFGTPGAPEEMGAKGRDLIVSRHSWSAAGSRVVTAIEKAWSSSRA, from the coding sequence TTGAAGCTCCTGTACCTCACGGTACCATTGCATCTGAGCCGACCTTCCTCTGCGCAGTATCTCCATGTGACGAAGATCGTTGAGTCCTGGCGCAAACGTCATTCGGTGGAACTCTGGCACCCGCGTGGTACTATGGCCAAGCTGTTCCCCCTGACTGCAATGCTACGCGTCCTGAAGGCAAGAGCCCATGGGGCCGATCTCTGCTATGTCCGTAGTACCCCCCGCTGTTTCCTGGCTGTCGCGGCAGCGGTTGCTGTCGGCCTACCCGTAGTGCTGGAGATCAACTCGACTATCGCGGTGGAGCGGATGACATGGGGTGGCGGTAGATCTATCAGGAACCTTGTCCTCTCCTGGCTGGAGGGTGTAGTCGCGAGGTGGGCTTGGCGCGTCGTGACGATAAGTGGGGTCATGGCGCGGCACATTGCGGCGATGGGAGTTGCGCGTTCCTGCATCACCGTGGAACACAATGGGGCGGATCTCTGTGCGGACCAAGCCAAATACAAGCCGCCTCAGGATGACGAGCGGCTTCGAGTGGGGTATCTGGGGGCCAGCCACCCTTGGCATCGGGTAGAGAGCCTAGTGGACCTAGTCTTGGTGGCGACAAAGTCGGGTCTTGATGTTGAGGTGCATCTTGCCGGAGAAGGGCACGAGCGATTCAGGGATCGGTTGCCGGCCGAGCTTCAAGATCGGTGGCAGCCTCAGGGTGTGCTAGGTCGCGACGAAGTCCGTGGGTTCTTGGCAGGGAATCATGTCAACGTGATGCCCCACACCAATGAGTACGGGTCTCCAATCAAGCTGTTCGAGTATCTTGAGGTCGGTGTTCCCGTGGCAATGCCTGACTTGCCCGTCATTCGTGAGGTAGTCGACGATAGCACCGCCCTCCTTTTCAAGAACGGCGACATGGCAGAGTTGAGCGCCAAGATTACATCGCTGTTCGGGACGCCAGGAGCGCCAGAAGAGATGGGTGCAAAAGGCCGAGACCTGATCGTTTCGCGGCATAGCTGGTCGGCTGCGGGCTCAAGGGTGGTGACGGCGATAGAGAAAGCGTGGTCCTCCTCGCGGGCCTAG
- a CDS encoding WG repeat-containing protein, whose product MRRLLALLLALALLAGCGPRQRDSAPAPEPLLPAHLAGRSGYLTPGGAPALPFRYADARRFSEGRAVVAEDPAEGPRLYGVIDADGRALVPPRYAELGDYAGGRARFRLDTPAGPRYGFLDATGAVVIPARYVLATDFSEGLAGVREPGGQDAASGYIDPAGAWVIALPRAARELGAFAEGLAVVVYSPLDSRVIDRRGRERFASKERLGERVGDGRVTTFSSDGERYRYLDRDGRPAFAQEFDFAGDFHGGLARVKPAGAARFGYLDAAGALRVPAVFRQAGDFDDGPQPLAPVLPEQRWGYIDAAGRLAIAPRFVWAGSFRGEWAEVETELGPNLVNRRGELLWDPSGRPVEDWEAASLAGLVGVEVLELAGERRVRTGALLGVHASLAAAVAAGRLAPGPELLLAGENRFALFALDGPPPGADARRGDPLLQGWQVSVLEADAFLEALPAGPDSLRLARADAATLGALLLARRELPPRQAMDVYAALPARVQALGDGRLHRYPLLLDTAAPPPELAEAVAPLPVQDDDGAWRLVTLGGEPASPQRYQALGALRDGRRPYAQGGRWGYLDAAGRELTPPRWTWADAFSEGLAAASRDSVAIGFIDSTGAFAIPPRFRGVDAFSEGLCMAVTDSLGGYIDRAGEWVIPPRFTWSGRFSEGLAAATVDGRAVGFVDRSGEFVLPPRWQYAGDFADGLAPVTRNGRVGYLNRAGELVIPCRYEEGMPFSEGLAAVASAGRVGYVDATGAERLPTRYTAGTPFEHGVALVVDGGRLLVIDTEGRALWRSPTE is encoded by the coding sequence ATGCGCCGACTCCTCGCCCTCCTCCTCGCCCTCGCCCTGCTCGCCGGCTGCGGCCCACGGCAGCGCGATTCGGCCCCCGCGCCCGAGCCGCTGCTCCCCGCGCACCTGGCCGGGCGCTCCGGCTACCTGACGCCCGGCGGCGCGCCGGCCCTGCCCTTCCGCTACGCCGACGCCCGGCGCTTCAGCGAGGGGCGGGCGGTGGTGGCCGAGGACCCGGCCGAGGGCCCGCGGCTCTACGGGGTCATCGACGCGGATGGCCGCGCGCTCGTCCCTCCCCGCTACGCAGAGCTGGGCGACTACGCCGGCGGCCGCGCCCGCTTCCGCCTCGACACTCCGGCGGGCCCCCGCTACGGCTTCCTGGACGCGACCGGCGCCGTGGTCATCCCCGCGCGCTACGTCCTGGCGACGGACTTCAGCGAGGGCCTGGCCGGCGTGCGGGAGCCCGGCGGCCAGGACGCCGCGAGCGGCTACATCGACCCCGCGGGGGCGTGGGTCATCGCGCTGCCGCGCGCGGCCCGGGAGCTGGGCGCGTTCGCGGAGGGGCTGGCCGTGGTCGTCTACAGCCCCCTGGACAGCCGCGTCATCGACCGGCGCGGCCGCGAGCGCTTCGCCAGCAAGGAGCGCCTGGGCGAACGCGTGGGCGACGGGCGCGTCACCACCTTCTCCAGCGACGGCGAGCGCTATCGCTACCTGGACCGCGACGGCCGCCCCGCCTTCGCGCAGGAGTTCGACTTCGCCGGCGACTTCCACGGCGGCCTGGCCCGGGTCAAGCCCGCCGGCGCCGCGCGCTTCGGCTACCTCGACGCCGCGGGCGCCCTGCGCGTGCCGGCCGTCTTCCGTCAGGCGGGCGACTTCGACGACGGCCCCCAGCCCCTCGCCCCGGTGCTCCCGGAGCAGCGCTGGGGCTACATCGACGCGGCGGGCCGCCTGGCCATCGCGCCGCGCTTCGTCTGGGCCGGGTCCTTCCGCGGCGAGTGGGCCGAGGTGGAGACGGAGCTGGGTCCCAACCTGGTCAACCGCCGGGGCGAGCTGCTCTGGGATCCGTCCGGCCGTCCCGTGGAGGACTGGGAGGCGGCGAGCCTGGCGGGACTCGTCGGCGTCGAGGTTCTCGAGTTGGCCGGCGAGCGACGGGTGCGAACCGGTGCGCTCCTCGGAGTCCACGCCTCCCTCGCCGCGGCCGTGGCCGCGGGCCGGCTCGCTCCCGGCCCCGAGCTGCTGCTCGCCGGCGAGAACCGCTTCGCGCTGTTCGCGCTGGACGGCCCGCCCCCGGGGGCGGACGCCCGCCGCGGCGACCCGCTCCTGCAGGGCTGGCAGGTCTCGGTGCTCGAGGCCGACGCCTTCCTCGAGGCCCTGCCCGCCGGCCCGGACAGCCTCCGCCTCGCGCGCGCCGACGCGGCCACCCTCGGGGCGCTCCTGCTCGCCCGTCGCGAGCTGCCGCCGCGGCAGGCCATGGACGTCTACGCGGCGCTCCCCGCGCGGGTGCAGGCCCTGGGCGACGGCCGCCTCCACCGCTATCCCCTGCTCCTCGACACCGCCGCCCCGCCGCCGGAGCTCGCCGAGGCGGTGGCGCCGCTGCCGGTGCAGGACGACGACGGCGCCTGGCGCCTCGTCACCCTCGGCGGCGAGCCGGCGAGTCCGCAGCGCTACCAGGCGCTGGGCGCGCTGCGCGATGGACGGCGCCCCTACGCGCAGGGCGGCCGCTGGGGCTACCTGGACGCGGCGGGCCGCGAGCTCACGCCGCCGCGCTGGACCTGGGCCGACGCCTTCAGCGAAGGCCTGGCCGCGGCGAGCCGGGACAGCGTGGCCATCGGCTTCATCGACAGCACCGGCGCCTTCGCCATTCCCCCGCGCTTCCGCGGCGTGGACGCCTTCAGCGAGGGCCTCTGCATGGCGGTGACGGACTCGCTCGGCGGGTACATCGACCGGGCGGGCGAGTGGGTGATCCCGCCGCGCTTCACCTGGAGCGGGCGCTTCAGCGAGGGCCTGGCCGCCGCCACGGTCGACGGCCGCGCCGTGGGCTTCGTGGACCGCAGCGGCGAGTTCGTCCTGCCGCCCCGCTGGCAGTACGCCGGCGACTTCGCGGACGGCCTCGCGCCCGTCACCCGGAACGGCCGCGTGGGCTACCTGAATCGCGCTGGCGAACTGGTGATCCCCTGCCGCTACGAGGAGGGAATGCCCTTCAGCGAAGGGCTCGCCGCGGTGGCGAGCGCCGGCCGCGTGGGCTACGTGGACGCCACGGGCGCCGAGCGCCTGCCCACGCGCTACACCGCGGGCACGCCCTTCGAGCACGGCGTGGCGCTGGTGGTCGATGGCGGGCGCCTGCTCGTCATCGACACGGAAGGCCGTGCCCTCTGGCGCTCCCCCACGGAATGA
- a CDS encoding O-antigen ligase family protein → MTRARPAGALLLFLGASAVLGEVVLWMLLPVLLWYAVRDLRWGVAFGVLGTYYLSLLSFPISGILFTDAIVLASLWIAQDKRLGRHGLVVLLCYLLWLGYLAARAGSPEGWDKWQKIAGRGVVPLAGVLALRGTGRIDRLLSPLLILSGAMTLYLAARWVVGASASPDRLQLVRLGPIHVGRAAGLALLLLVWKGGDLLRSRGLVALAAAIAGLVLLLSGSRGPLLGLVVCLPFLVPWRRLRRGHVWSALAVVAAGFVIWQFVLGAQTRARLTITPDALLSSQVRIILWQDALEVWRSARVWGQGLGSFASRYSWAGLNIYPHSLVFEVLSELGIVGAGLLLAYFVATLVPRFRGGSLSIPFLALVVFFVLQALVSGDLTANIELFVLAPLLVVDAPTLEPGKHATQP, encoded by the coding sequence GTGACTAGGGCTAGACCTGCCGGAGCGCTTCTCCTTTTCCTGGGTGCAAGCGCGGTGCTCGGTGAGGTCGTTCTGTGGATGCTGCTTCCCGTGCTTCTGTGGTATGCGGTTCGCGATCTGCGCTGGGGGGTCGCCTTCGGTGTCCTGGGAACCTACTATCTGTCATTGCTTAGCTTCCCGATCAGCGGGATCCTATTCACCGACGCGATTGTCCTAGCCTCACTCTGGATAGCGCAAGACAAGCGGCTAGGCCGGCACGGACTCGTCGTGCTTCTGTGCTACCTCCTATGGTTGGGCTATCTGGCGGCAAGAGCGGGATCCCCTGAGGGGTGGGACAAGTGGCAGAAGATCGCGGGGAGAGGGGTTGTGCCGCTTGCGGGGGTGTTGGCACTCCGCGGGACTGGCCGCATCGATCGTTTGCTATCACCGCTTCTCATCTTGTCTGGAGCGATGACTCTATACCTTGCGGCTAGATGGGTAGTTGGCGCGTCGGCGAGTCCCGACCGACTTCAGCTCGTGCGCCTTGGCCCCATCCATGTCGGTCGTGCAGCAGGCCTTGCCCTCCTTCTTCTGGTCTGGAAGGGGGGGGATTTGCTTCGCTCACGTGGTTTGGTGGCTTTGGCTGCCGCCATTGCCGGGCTAGTGCTTCTGCTGTCCGGTTCAAGAGGGCCACTGCTTGGGCTTGTCGTATGTCTCCCCTTCCTTGTGCCCTGGCGGCGCCTCAGACGGGGACATGTGTGGTCCGCCCTGGCAGTGGTTGCCGCCGGTTTCGTGATCTGGCAGTTCGTTCTGGGCGCTCAGACTCGCGCTCGGCTGACAATAACACCTGATGCGCTACTGAGCAGCCAAGTTCGGATCATACTCTGGCAGGACGCGCTGGAGGTGTGGCGATCCGCGCGAGTCTGGGGGCAGGGGCTAGGGAGTTTCGCCAGTCGATACAGCTGGGCAGGTCTGAACATCTACCCTCACAGTCTCGTCTTCGAGGTTCTGTCTGAGTTGGGGATCGTTGGTGCAGGTCTGCTCCTGGCCTACTTCGTTGCCACTCTGGTTCCACGATTCAGGGGCGGATCCCTCTCGATTCCCTTCCTTGCACTCGTTGTGTTCTTCGTGCTCCAGGCCCTAGTTAGCGGGGATCTCACGGCGAACATAGAGCTCTTCGTACTTGCTCCGCTTCTGGTTGTAGACGCACCTACCTTGGAACCGGGCAAACATGCAACCCAACCGTGA
- a CDS encoding glycosyltransferase — protein MQAAARQHEAQGGVLAPTPGAPSVAFLITGSGLGGAEFEVRHLALAFQRRGWGVGLISMQTIDVPFADLESMGIRTVALSMRRGIPDPRALLRLRAVLKGWQPDVLHGHMVHANLLARVSKLLVDTKAVISTIHCQDEGGRWRYAAYRLTDRLSSLTTAVSRIAVAEATQKRAAAPDSILFVPNGLVTADYAADEEARARLRRELDVQDGFLWLAVGRLAEQKNYPNMFAAFARVLESHPDARLVIAGKGPLEEQLQQEVESRGLQGPLRLLGIRRDIPKLMQAADGFVMSSDWEGLPIVLLEAGASALPIVATRVAGSEDAIAAGSSGLLCEPRDSAGLAASMVKVMELPLAERLRMGQAGRNHVQEHFELEAVASTWEYLYRQQLTK, from the coding sequence ATGCAAGCCGCAGCCCGCCAGCACGAAGCCCAGGGCGGGGTCTTGGCCCCTACCCCTGGCGCCCCCAGCGTTGCCTTCCTCATTACGGGTAGCGGCCTCGGCGGAGCGGAGTTCGAGGTGAGGCACCTCGCCCTTGCCTTCCAGAGGCGAGGGTGGGGAGTTGGGCTCATCTCCATGCAGACTATCGATGTACCCTTCGCCGATCTCGAGAGCATGGGCATTCGCACAGTTGCCCTTAGCATGCGACGGGGGATCCCCGACCCCAGGGCGCTCCTGCGGCTGCGAGCAGTCCTCAAGGGCTGGCAGCCGGACGTCCTACATGGGCACATGGTACACGCGAATCTGCTGGCGCGCGTCTCCAAGCTGCTTGTGGACACCAAGGCGGTCATCAGCACCATCCACTGCCAAGACGAAGGCGGTAGGTGGCGCTATGCGGCGTATCGACTGACCGATCGCCTATCCAGCCTGACTACGGCGGTGAGCCGCATCGCCGTAGCCGAGGCGACGCAGAAGCGAGCTGCCGCCCCGGATAGTATCCTCTTCGTTCCCAACGGATTGGTCACGGCAGACTACGCCGCCGACGAGGAAGCCAGGGCGAGACTGCGCCGTGAACTCGACGTCCAAGACGGTTTCCTCTGGCTGGCGGTGGGGCGGCTGGCCGAACAGAAGAACTACCCAAACATGTTCGCCGCATTTGCCAGGGTGCTGGAGTCACATCCTGACGCCCGCCTCGTCATTGCCGGAAAGGGCCCCCTCGAGGAGCAGCTGCAGCAAGAGGTCGAGTCGCGCGGGTTGCAGGGCCCCCTCCGCCTTCTCGGCATCCGCCGAGACATCCCCAAGCTCATGCAGGCCGCAGACGGCTTTGTGATGTCCTCGGACTGGGAGGGCCTCCCGATAGTTCTCCTGGAAGCCGGGGCAAGCGCACTGCCGATTGTCGCGACCAGGGTAGCGGGGAGCGAGGACGCCATCGCAGCAGGATCCAGCGGCCTGCTCTGTGAGCCGCGAGACTCGGCGGGTCTCGCAGCCTCGATGGTCAAGGTCATGGAGCTGCCGCTCGCGGAGCGGTTGAGGATGGGCCAGGCTGGCCGGAACCATGTACAAGAGCACTTCGAACTAGAAGCCGTGGCATCCACTTGGGAGTATCTGTACAGGCAGCAGCTCACGAAGTAG